A portion of the Bacillus sp. es.034 genome contains these proteins:
- a CDS encoding SurA N-terminal domain-containing protein, producing MKKLLTTLLVGLLTIGLAACGSNEESQKADDKPKTEASDKKAQEEQAKKMEEMQKKMDKQKVEKDKVVAIVNDEKIKGEDFNNVLTQSQMQYQQMGQDPTSKDAAKKIKDQTIDSIVGQTLLMQQAEEKGYKATDDEINKQLEEVKKQYKDEKQFEEAMKKAGFTMDELKTQIAENIKYTNYVEKEIKVDEVTEDEMKKFYDQYASQQGQDQAKDAPKFEDVKPQIKTQLEQQKKQEKLVQHVEDLKKNAKIDVKI from the coding sequence ATGAAGAAACTATTAACGACTTTACTAGTAGGATTATTAACAATTGGACTAGCCGCTTGCGGTTCGAATGAGGAGAGCCAAAAAGCTGACGATAAACCAAAAACAGAAGCTTCTGACAAAAAGGCTCAAGAAGAGCAAGCGAAAAAGATGGAAGAAATGCAAAAGAAAATGGATAAACAAAAAGTTGAAAAAGATAAGGTCGTAGCTATCGTCAACGACGAAAAAATCAAAGGTGAAGATTTCAACAATGTGTTGACTCAATCACAGATGCAGTATCAACAAATGGGGCAGGACCCGACAAGTAAAGATGCTGCCAAGAAAATCAAAGATCAAACCATCGATAGCATAGTCGGTCAAACGCTTCTTATGCAACAGGCCGAGGAAAAAGGCTATAAAGCGACGGATGATGAAATCAATAAACAGCTCGAAGAAGTGAAAAAGCAATACAAAGATGAAAAGCAATTCGAAGAAGCAATGAAGAAAGCCGGATTTACCATGGATGAGCTGAAAACTCAAATTGCTGAGAATATCAAGTACACAAACTACGTTGAAAAAGAAATCAAAGTCGACGAAGTGACTGAAGATGAAATGAAGAAGTTTTATGATCAATATGCCAGTCAACAAGGTCAAGATCAAGCCAAGGATGCACCGAAATTTGAAGATGTAAAACCACAGATCAAAACTCAGCTGGAGCAACAGAAAAAACAAGAAAAGCTCGTTCAACATGTTGAGGACTTAAAGAAAAATGCTAAAATTGATGTGAAAATCTAA
- a CDS encoding SDR family oxidoreductase, with protein MSSKKVAIITGASSGIGQATAKELASKDMTVMLAARREERLKELKNEIEQMGGTAFYHVTDVTNVEEMEQLAKKTDEEAGRIDVLVNNAGLMPLSLINKRKIKEWDQMVDVNIKGVLYGISAVLPYMEDQKSGHIINISSVAGHKVMPGSSVYSGTKYAVRAITEGLRQEMNASHNIRTTIICPGAVATELTETITDEDILAAFKDRDMKPLDSENIAKAISYAVLQPDHVDVNEIIVRPTQQDM; from the coding sequence GTGGGATCGGACAGGCTACAGCAAAGGAATTAGCTTCAAAGGATATGACGGTCATGCTTGCAGCGAGACGGGAAGAACGTTTAAAGGAATTGAAAAATGAAATAGAGCAAATGGGTGGAACGGCATTTTATCACGTTACAGATGTGACGAACGTCGAAGAAATGGAACAACTTGCGAAGAAAACCGATGAAGAAGCCGGCCGGATTGATGTATTGGTCAATAATGCAGGCCTCATGCCCCTTTCCCTTATAAACAAACGCAAAATCAAAGAATGGGATCAGATGGTCGACGTCAATATTAAAGGGGTACTCTATGGGATATCCGCTGTTCTTCCTTATATGGAAGATCAGAAGTCAGGCCATATCATCAACATTTCATCCGTGGCCGGACATAAAGTGATGCCGGGCAGTTCAGTCTACAGTGGGACCAAATATGCCGTCAGGGCGATTACAGAAGGCTTGAGACAGGAAATGAATGCATCGCATAACATTCGTACAACGATTATCTGTCCTGGAGCAGTTGCAACAGAACTGACTGAAACCATTACAGACGAAGATATCCTGGCCGCTTTCAAGGATCGGGATATGAAGCCCCTGGACAGTGAAAATATCGCCAAAGCGATTTCTTATGCCGTTTTGCAGCCGGATCATGTAGATGTCAATGAAATCATTGTACGCCCTACCCAGCAGGATATGTAA
- a CDS encoding aldehyde dehydrogenase family protein — translation MNTQFDKLFINGEWLDGSSDNTIPNQNPYDHNEIGSIKAASKEDLDKAYHSAQEAQKSWANELPQTKRAIMEKAVSVVEENKDLIIEWLIKESGSTYMKAAGEVTVSINSMKEAATYPYRMEGKILPSQVPGKENRVYRAPLGVVGIISPWNFPFHLAVRSIATALATGNGVVVKPATHTPVTGGLLFASIFEEAGLPKGLLNVVVGKGSEIGDDIVTHPIPRLISFTGSTEVGRRIGELAGKNLKKTALELGGNNVFIVLDDADLDQAVESALFGKFYHQGQICMSINRIMVQQGMYDKFVDAFVSRVKELHVGDPSDKKTHIGPLIDQNQVDRILKDIESSKEMGAEVVLGGNAEKNLLYPTVLTHVTNSMPIAKNEIFGPVAAIIPFESEEKVVGLANEHPYGLSGAVHSSSIERATNVAHQVETGMIHINDEPVNDEPHMPFGGEKDSGLGRFNGEWALEEFTTVKWVAVQHKRRDYGPFIEKR, via the coding sequence ATGAATACACAATTTGACAAACTTTTCATCAATGGTGAATGGCTTGATGGAAGCAGTGATAATACAATACCGAATCAGAATCCCTATGACCATAATGAAATCGGATCCATTAAAGCTGCCAGTAAAGAAGATCTCGATAAAGCGTATCACTCAGCACAGGAAGCCCAAAAATCCTGGGCAAATGAGCTTCCTCAAACAAAGAGAGCCATTATGGAAAAGGCGGTCTCTGTTGTTGAAGAAAATAAGGATTTAATCATTGAATGGCTCATCAAGGAGTCCGGCAGTACGTATATGAAAGCTGCAGGGGAAGTAACTGTCTCCATTAACAGCATGAAGGAAGCTGCAACGTATCCTTATAGGATGGAAGGGAAAATCCTGCCTTCCCAAGTTCCCGGTAAGGAAAACAGGGTGTACAGGGCACCCCTTGGAGTCGTCGGCATCATCAGCCCATGGAATTTCCCCTTCCATCTGGCTGTACGCTCCATTGCGACTGCTTTGGCTACCGGCAACGGGGTTGTGGTTAAGCCAGCTACACATACCCCTGTGACTGGCGGGTTATTATTTGCAAGTATATTTGAAGAAGCCGGACTTCCCAAAGGACTTCTCAATGTTGTAGTAGGAAAAGGGTCGGAAATCGGGGATGATATCGTTACACACCCCATCCCCCGCTTGATTTCCTTTACAGGATCTACGGAAGTGGGACGCCGCATCGGGGAACTTGCAGGGAAAAACCTTAAGAAAACGGCGTTGGAGCTCGGTGGAAATAATGTCTTTATCGTACTTGATGATGCAGACCTTGATCAGGCAGTTGAATCAGCCCTTTTCGGTAAATTCTATCACCAGGGTCAAATATGCATGAGCATCAATCGGATCATGGTTCAACAAGGGATGTATGATAAGTTCGTGGATGCCTTCGTTTCCAGGGTGAAAGAATTACATGTTGGAGATCCCTCGGACAAAAAGACACATATCGGTCCTTTGATCGATCAAAATCAAGTAGACCGGATATTGAAGGATATTGAAAGCAGCAAGGAAATGGGCGCTGAAGTGGTTCTTGGAGGAAATGCAGAAAAGAACTTATTATATCCCACAGTTCTGACCCATGTGACAAATTCAATGCCGATTGCAAAGAATGAAATTTTCGGACCAGTGGCAGCCATCATTCCTTTCGAATCCGAAGAAAAAGTTGTGGGGCTTGCTAATGAACACCCATACGGCTTAAGCGGCGCAGTCCATTCTTCATCCATCGAAAGAGCGACGAATGTGGCTCATCAAGTGGAAACCGGGATGATTCATATCAATGACGAACCTGTGAATGACGAGCCACATATGCCATTCGGTGGAGAAAAAGATTCAGGGCTGGGACGCTTTAACGGAGAATGGGCCCTTGAAGAATTCACGACGGTGAAATGGGTGGCCGTTCAACATAAAAGAAGGGATTATGGTCCTTTCATTGAAAAAAGATAA
- a CDS encoding ribonucleoside-diphosphate reductase subunit alpha has product MTPSHIKKREERIMTFTMVKQKEVEGILHSLSKQFPNLDFTEFDKKITKYANQQEEWTKEQLHHFMILTAIERITALEPEWTYVAASLYIKDLYEGISFSRGKSEENLTSSFYQVVKDLTEAHLYSPSLLDSYSKEEVDYLGSILDFNRDQLFTYIGIVTLAERYLTKSHNGKVLELPQERFMVISMTLCMNEEKEKRISLIEEAYWALSNLYMTVATPTFANAGKSHGQLSSCFIDTVEDDLRSIYDSNTDVSTLSKNGGGLGIYLGKVRSRGSNIKGFKGVSSGVIPWMKQLNNTAVSVDQLGQRQGAIAVYLDVWHKDIFPFLDTRLNNGDERQRTHDLFTGVSIPDLFMERVEKRKDWYLFDPHEVKTIMGYSLEDFYDETKGDGSFRHKYWECVAHPILSREVVPAIDIFKRIMISQLETGTPYMFYRDRVNRLNANSHKGMIYCSNLCTEIAQNMSATVMEEEVIRDGKIVTYKSPGDYVVCNLASISLAKTIMNDELERVVSIAVRLLDNVIDLNDLPVLQARITNQRYRGIGLGTFGWHHLLALKGLKWESSQAVDYCDSLYEEIAFYTIKASHELAKEKGSYPYFDDSDWSTGEYFLKREYASERWIELRDGIKDKGIRNGYLMAVAPNSSTSIIAGSSASIDPIFSLQYSEEKKDYKIPVTAPDLSPETTWYYKTAYHVDQHWSVEQNKKRQRHIDQGISFNLYVRNDIKAKDLLDLHLDAWKSGLKTTYYVRSTSVSNFEECESCHS; this is encoded by the coding sequence TTGACTCCTTCCCACATTAAGAAACGGGAGGAAAGAATCATGACATTCACAATGGTCAAACAAAAAGAAGTGGAAGGGATTCTCCACAGCCTTAGCAAACAGTTTCCCAACCTGGATTTCACAGAATTCGATAAGAAAATCACCAAGTATGCAAACCAGCAGGAGGAATGGACCAAAGAACAGCTTCATCATTTCATGATCCTGACAGCGATCGAACGTATCACCGCGCTCGAACCTGAGTGGACTTATGTGGCAGCATCCTTGTACATCAAGGATTTATATGAGGGCATTTCTTTTTCGAGGGGGAAATCAGAAGAGAATCTAACAAGCTCATTTTATCAGGTGGTCAAAGATTTAACTGAAGCTCACCTTTATTCCCCGTCACTATTGGATTCATATAGCAAGGAAGAAGTTGATTACTTAGGTTCCATACTGGATTTCAACAGGGATCAACTCTTTACTTACATAGGGATCGTTACACTGGCCGAGAGGTATTTGACAAAGTCCCATAATGGAAAAGTGCTGGAGCTTCCTCAAGAGCGATTTATGGTCATCAGTATGACATTATGCATGAATGAGGAAAAAGAAAAAAGAATCTCTTTGATTGAAGAAGCCTACTGGGCACTATCCAATTTGTATATGACCGTGGCAACCCCAACATTTGCAAATGCAGGAAAAAGCCATGGCCAGTTATCCAGCTGTTTCATTGATACAGTGGAAGATGATTTAAGAAGCATTTATGACAGTAATACTGACGTTTCCACTCTTAGTAAGAATGGAGGGGGACTTGGGATTTATTTAGGGAAGGTCCGTAGCAGAGGGAGTAATATAAAGGGCTTTAAAGGAGTGAGCTCCGGGGTCATACCTTGGATGAAACAACTGAATAATACGGCTGTTTCCGTCGATCAATTAGGGCAGCGCCAGGGTGCGATTGCCGTATATTTAGACGTATGGCACAAAGATATCTTTCCATTTCTGGATACCCGGTTAAACAATGGGGACGAAAGACAGCGGACCCATGACCTCTTCACAGGGGTCTCTATACCGGACTTATTTATGGAGCGGGTGGAGAAGCGGAAAGATTGGTATTTATTCGATCCCCATGAAGTGAAAACTATCATGGGCTATTCATTGGAAGATTTCTATGATGAAACAAAAGGCGATGGATCATTCCGGCACAAGTACTGGGAGTGTGTAGCTCATCCTATCCTTTCAAGGGAAGTGGTACCGGCAATCGATATTTTTAAGCGGATCATGATCTCCCAGCTTGAAACGGGGACCCCATATATGTTTTACCGAGATAGAGTAAACCGTTTGAATGCAAATTCTCATAAAGGAATGATCTACTGCAGTAACTTATGTACGGAAATCGCCCAGAATATGAGTGCGACTGTGATGGAAGAAGAGGTGATCCGGGATGGGAAGATCGTCACGTATAAGTCTCCGGGAGATTATGTCGTTTGCAATCTTGCATCCATTTCTTTAGCCAAGACCATAATGAATGATGAGCTTGAGAGAGTGGTGTCAATAGCCGTAAGATTGCTTGATAATGTGATTGACTTAAACGATCTTCCCGTCCTGCAGGCCCGGATCACCAATCAGAGGTACAGGGGGATCGGATTAGGGACATTCGGATGGCATCATCTCCTTGCCTTGAAGGGATTGAAGTGGGAAAGCAGTCAGGCGGTCGACTATTGTGATTCCCTTTATGAAGAGATTGCATTTTACACGATAAAGGCAAGCCATGAACTGGCAAAAGAAAAAGGAAGCTATCCTTATTTCGACGATTCGGACTGGTCGACAGGAGAATATTTTCTAAAAAGGGAATATGCAAGTGAAAGATGGATTGAATTAAGGGATGGGATTAAAGACAAAGGGATCCGCAATGGGTATTTAATGGCGGTAGCACCCAATTCCTCAACCTCGATCATTGCGGGTTCCTCTGCGAGCATCGATCCGATATTCAGTCTCCAGTATTCAGAAGAAAAGAAAGATTACAAGATTCCAGTGACCGCTCCCGATCTGTCTCCTGAAACAACCTGGTATTACAAGACCGCTTATCATGTGGATCAACATTGGAGTGTGGAACAGAACAAAAAGAGGCAGAGACATATCGATCAGGGGATTTCATTTAATCTGTATGTGCGAAATGACATCAAGGCTAAAGATTTATTGGATCTTCATCTGGATGCATGGAAGTCCGGATTGAAGACCACTTATTATGTAAGGTCAACGAGCGTATCCAACTTTGAAGAATGCGAAAGCTGTCATAGCTAG
- a CDS encoding ribonucleotide-diphosphate reductase subunit beta, translating into MEELKQRVLIDSLAPNKSTGIVNGKSSNILNWDDVRFPWAYPKYKRMLGNFWTPFEINMAKDIKQFPTLPENEQESFLKIIGLLALLDSVQTDYAGKVADYLTDSSLNALMIILAQQEVVHNHSYSYVLSSIVSKREQNEVFDFWKNDPILLKRNEFITNGYKEFVESPTVQNLLKSIIYDVVLEGLFFYSGFAFFYHLARNQKMVATSTMINYINRDEQLHVGLFEKIFKEVLNENPAYQTEELRTFGMETFKQAAHLEMEWGREIIGSHVEGLLMSDLEDYIKFMANKRAKQLGFDEPFEGYRTNPLKWIIAYQEVDRGKTDFFEQKSRQYTKTSDANGFDDL; encoded by the coding sequence ATGGAAGAATTGAAACAGCGGGTCCTGATTGATTCACTGGCCCCAAATAAATCAACGGGTATCGTAAACGGGAAAAGTTCCAATATATTAAACTGGGATGACGTTCGATTTCCCTGGGCCTACCCAAAATATAAAAGGATGCTCGGGAATTTCTGGACCCCTTTTGAAATCAATATGGCTAAAGATATTAAGCAGTTCCCTACTTTACCTGAGAACGAGCAGGAATCCTTTCTTAAGATCATAGGTCTCCTGGCGCTGCTTGATAGTGTTCAAACCGATTATGCGGGAAAAGTGGCAGATTATCTGACGGATTCGAGTTTAAACGCCCTGATGATCATCCTGGCACAGCAGGAAGTCGTGCATAACCATTCCTACAGCTATGTGTTATCCAGCATCGTGTCAAAAAGAGAGCAAAATGAAGTGTTTGACTTTTGGAAGAACGATCCCATTCTATTGAAAAGGAATGAATTTATCACAAATGGCTATAAAGAATTTGTTGAATCACCGACTGTTCAGAATCTATTAAAGTCAATCATTTATGATGTCGTCCTGGAAGGATTGTTCTTCTATTCAGGTTTTGCTTTTTTCTATCATTTAGCAAGAAATCAAAAGATGGTCGCAACCAGCACGATGATCAACTATATCAATCGTGACGAACAGCTTCATGTCGGCTTGTTCGAAAAAATATTTAAAGAAGTGTTGAATGAAAATCCCGCATATCAGACGGAAGAACTGCGTACATTCGGGATGGAAACATTTAAGCAGGCAGCGCACCTCGAAATGGAATGGGGGAGGGAGATCATTGGATCCCATGTGGAAGGGCTTCTGATGAGTGATTTGGAGGATTATATTAAGTTCATGGCCAATAAAAGAGCGAAGCAATTAGGTTTTGACGAACCATTCGAGGGGTACAGAACGAATCCCCTTAAATGGATCATAGCGTATCAGGAAGTCGATAGGGGAAAGACCGATTTCTTTGAACAAAAATCAAGGCAATACACGAAAACTTCGGATGCAAATGGATTTGATGATCTGTAA